The Leguminivora glycinivorella isolate SPB_JAAS2020 chromosome 17, LegGlyc_1.1, whole genome shotgun sequence genome has a window encoding:
- the LOC125235179 gene encoding LOW QUALITY PROTEIN: abscisic-aldehyde oxidase-like (The sequence of the model RefSeq protein was modified relative to this genomic sequence to represent the inferred CDS: inserted 1 base in 1 codon) produces MACIEFTVNEKKCFVDESTPRDTTLNAYLRYIXALPGTKAMCHEGGCGACIVAVRARRASGCIETFSVNSCLVLVFSCHGWEITTVEGVGNRLVGYSDVQKRIAALNATQCGYCTPGWVMHMTSLQDKHLTMAELERSFGSNTCRCTGYRPILEAMKSFAVDASPDLCQKLSDIEDIKICNKTKSKCDRRCSAFSDSSDWSVISDHHLGKDNIISFSFGKEKFFKVYEVDDVFDVFKKYGVDSYMLVDGNTGKGVTGILEYPRLLIDISGVKYLKKYSFDQNFILGANITLEDCRILFDETAKSKSEFSYLADLAKHFELIAHIPVRKIGSLAGNLMLKHANNSYQSDVFLLFETVGAVVVVQDRNGKKKILTLIDFLKYDMQGKIMLNIELPPLGNTHTFRSYKIMPRNQNALAIVNAAFLFKMNPKSKKIEDIKICYGNISPTFVHANATEAFLKGKILFNNEVLQAAIKILNKEIVPKYDPAQPSTSFRKKLAVSLFYKVVLNLCPPNALAPRYRSGAALIHRPLSQGHQEFQTDSSLYPLNQPLPKLEATIQASGEATYSNDIPPLPREVFGAFVKSTIHSGEFVEVDKDVLDIDGVIAVYTAEDIPGVNSYVIPGFPSETKDEEILASKTVLYYGQPVAIVVAISEALAAKVAENAKVIYKNVASSAPVLTIDQAKKDSKRYVVLDVGIKPKGRGDDVKKTIKGLYNVPGQRHYYMEPMTCVVVPEGQGLKVYDSTQWMDMTQAAIARCLNMKDSDVQVKVHRIGGAFGGKISRHIRASTACALVAKLQNTPCRFVVPLRTNLAASGGRTPSQCEYEVGVNDNGKIQYLKATYIQDVGCSINEEIYQKLATEFGNCYNTDYFDLTIATVTTDTPANTFMRAPGTLEAIACIEHIIDHIAFTVKKDPTAVRMVNMRTNDNDLPILIPAFMKETDYDKRYKAIQEFNKANRWMKKAIKVNIMDFEVQYYWNYNATVAIYQGDGSVTVNTGGIEMGQGMNTKVAQVCAYKLGIPLDLVTVVPNYSFSAANNGLSAASVATESVCYAVIQCCDILNARLLPLREKMSNLTWSELAKEAGKQQISLTGNYMMSDKDEGLEPYHAYTVAISEVQLDVLTARYEILRCDILEDVGLSMNPIIDFTQVEGAYIQGLGYFTTEKLVRDPKTGRLLSNRSLNYHVPLALDIPADFRVKLRFNSRNKVGVLGAKAVGEMGVCTAHGITHVLRQCIHESRAESGYNTENWIHIDVPYDAESIMTASGVKLEEFLINDRHMSD; encoded by the exons ATGGCTTGCATTGAATTCACTGTCAACGAAAAGAAATGTTTTG TGGACGAGTCAACGCCGCGCGACACGACTCTAAACGCGTATCTGCGTTACA TGGCTTTACCCGGGACCAAGGCTATGTGCCATGAAGGAGGGTGTGGAGCTTGCATCGTGGCAGTGCGAGCACGCCGTGCCTCTGGGTGTATTGAGACCTTCTCTGTAAATTCC TGTTTGGTGCTAGTATTCTCCTGCCACGGCTGGGAGATCACGACGGTAGAGGGCGTTGGCAACAGGCTCGTAGGCTACAGCGACGTGCAGAAGCGCATCGCTGCGCTCAACGCCACGCAGTGTGGGTACTGCACGCCAGGATGGGTCATGCATATGACCAG CTTACAGGACAAACACCTGACCATGGCAGAACTGGAAAGGTCGTTTGGTTCCAATACCTGCCGCTGCACTGGCTACCGACCCATCTTGGAAGCCATGAAATCCTTTGCTGTTGATGCTAGCCCTGACCTatgccaaaag CTCAGCGACATTGAAGACATCAAGATTTGCAACAAGACCAAATCCAAGTGTGACCGTCGATGCTCTGCCTTCAGCGACAGCAGTGACTGGAGTGTCATCAGTGACCACCATTTAGGGAAAGATAACATTATCTCCTTCAGTTTTGGAAAGGAGAAGTTTTTCAAAGTGTATGAAGTGGATGACGTTTttgatgtatttaaaaaatacggCGTGGATTCGTATATGCTCGTAGATGGTAACACAGGAAAAG gAGTTACAGGAATCCTCGAATACCCAAGATTGTTGATTGATATCAGTGGAGTAAAATATCTAaagaaatacagttttgatcaAAATTTTATACTAGGCGCCAATATAACGTTAGAAGATTGCAGAATACTCTTCGATGAAACCGCAAAATCTAAAAGTGAATTCTCCTATTTGGCTGATTTGGCGAAACATTTTGAACTCATCGCCCATATACCGGTTCGAAAG ATTGGTTCCCTGGCCGGTAATTTGATGTTGAAGCATGCAAACAACTCTTATCAGTCTGATGTATTTTTATTGTTCGAAACTGTGGGAGCAGTTGTAGTTGTTC AGGACCGAAATGGGAAGAAAAAGATACTCACGTTAATAGACTTCTTAAAATATGATATGCAAGGCAAAATTATGCTGAACATTGAACTCCCTCCGCTGGGCAATACACATACATTTAGAAGCTATAAG ATAATGCCACGCAATCAAAATGCCCTAGCGATTGTAAACGCAGCATTCCTTTTCAAAATGAATCCAAAGTCAAAGAAAATTGAAGATATCAAGATCTGCTATGGAAACATTTCGCCAACATTCGTCCACGCCAATGCTACAGAGGCCTTTTTGAAAGGGAAAATTCTGTTCAATAATGAAGTTTTGCAAGCGgccattaaaattttaaataaggaAATTGTGCCTAAATATGACCCGGCCCAACCATCCACTAGTTTCAGAAAGAAACTCGCAGTTAGTTTATTTTACAAG GTGGTTCTCAATCTTTGCCCGCCAAATGCTCTTGCTCCCCGTTACCGTTCCGGAGCCGCTCTTATCCACCGCCCTCTATCTCAAGGCCACCAGGAGTTCCAGACTGATTCCTCGCTGTACCCACTGAACCAGCCCTTGCCCAAGCTAGAAGCCACCATACAGGCCTCGGGTGAGGCCACATACTCCAATGACATACCCCCACTGCCCAGAGAAGTATTTGGCGCGTTTGTGAAATCTACTATACACTCTGGAGAATTTGTTGAAGTCGACAAGGACGTTTTG GACATCGACGGCGTAATAGCAGTTTACACCGCTGAAGACATACCTGGCGTTAATTCTTACGTCATCCCAGGATTCCCATCAGAAACCAAAGACGAAGAAATACTCGCAAGCAAAACAGTACTTTACTACGGACAGCCAGTAGCTATTGTTGTGGCTATCTCGGAAGCATTGGCTGCCAAAGTAGCTGAAAAtgctaaagtaatttataaaaacgttGCTTCATCAGCTCCTGTTCTGACTATTGATCAAGCAAAGAAAGACAGCAAGAGATACGTTGTACTTGATGTCGGTATTAAGCCTAAAGGGAGGGGAGATGATGTAAAGAAGACAATAAAGGGTCTGTACAACGTTCCGGGACAGCGGCATTACTATATGGAGCCGATGACGTGTGTAGTGGTGCCGGAAGGTCAGGGCCTGAAAGTGTATGACTCGACGCAATGGATGGATATGACACAAGCGGCGATTGCACGCTGCTTGAACATGAAAGATAGCGA CGTCCAAGTAAAAGTCCATCGCATCGGCGGGGCCTTCGGCGGTAAGATCAGCCGACATATCCGGGCATCGACAGCTTGCGCGCTCGTCGCCAAGTTACAGAATACTCCTTGCCGATTTGTAGTGCCGTTAAGGACTAATCTTGCTGCATCTGGCGGACGAACACCCAGCCAGTGCGAATATGAG GTCGGTGTAAATGATAATGGAAAAATCCAATATCTGAAAGCGACGTATATCCAAGACGTTGGTTGTTCGATCAATGAGGAGATATATCAGAAGTTGGCTACGGAATTCGGTAACTGCTACAATACCGATTATTTTGATCTCACGATAGCCACTGTCACTACGGATACACCAGCTAATACTTTTATGAGAGCACCAG gaACTTTAGAAGCCATAGCTTGCATCGAGCATATCATAGATCACATCGCTTTCACCGTTAAGAAGGATCCGACCGCCGTGCGTATGGTCAACATGCGCACCAATGACAATGACCTCCCCATTCTCATCCCGGCTTTCATGAAGGAAACAGACTACGACAAACGTTATAAAGCCATCCAGGAATTCAACAAAGCTAACCGCTGGATGAAAAAAGCTATCAAAGTCAATATCATGGACTTTGAAGTTCAATATTACTGGAATTACAATGCTACTGTAGCTATTTACCAAGGCGATGGTTCGGTAACCGTTAACACGGGAGGAATAGAGATGGGACAAGGGATGAATACTAAAGTAGCTCAAGTATGCGCTTACAAGTTGGGTATACCATTGGATTTAGTTACCGTAGTACCGAACTATTCCTTCTCTGCTGCTAACAATGGTTTAAGTGCTGCAAGTGTGGCCACCGAAAGCGTTTGTTATGCGGTCATTCAATGTTGCGATATTTTAAACGCCAGACTATTGCCGCTCCGTGAAAAGATGTCAAACCTGACGTGGAGTGAGCTCGCAAAGGAAGCAGGGAAACAACAGATTAGTTTAACTGGAAACTACATGATGTCTGACAAGGATGAAGGTTTAGAACCATACCACGCGTATACTGTTGCCATTTCGGAAGTTCAGCTAGATGTTTTAACAGCGAGATATGAAATCTTGCGCTGCGATATACTTGAGGACGTCGGGTTGAGCATGAATCCTATAATTGATTTTActcag GTGGAAGGCGCATACATTCAAGGCCTAGGCTACTTTACTACCGAGAAGCTAGTTCGAGACCCGAAGACCGGGCGACTGCTTAGCAACCGTTCTCTGAACTACCACGTGCCTTTGGCCTTGGACATCCCAGCAGACTTCAGGGTTAAGCTGAGGTTCAACTCTAGGAATAAAGTTGGTGTTTTGGGTGCCAAAG CCGTTGGGGAGATGGGAGTATGTACCGCACATGGCATCACCCACGTTCTTCGTCAATGCATACACGAGTCAAGGGCAGAATCTGGATACAATACAGAAAATTGGATACACATTG ATGTGCCATACGATGCAGAATCAATTATGACAGCTTCAGGCGTCAAGTTAGAAGAATTTCTTATAAACGACCGTCATATGAGTgactaa